The Salvia miltiorrhiza cultivar Shanhuang (shh) chromosome 1, IMPLAD_Smil_shh, whole genome shotgun sequence genome has a window encoding:
- the LOC131002158 gene encoding protein MIZU-KUSSEI 1, with the protein MMRQHEQIVASLPRNSSCKSSSKIIPASFTRSTSNADAFHHKALVRRPAAALHQTRSGVSTFLRSLISIFTFPSFLPACRWLHIPTHLSVTPSLGRKVTGTLFGHRRGHVSFAVQDDPRSEPVLLIELALSTSTLVKEMSSGLVRIALECEKPPPAPRGGRAAASRLFAEPAWTMYCNGRKCGYAAARAWTESDRHVLRTVQSVSVGAGVIPVVDDGRKGSAAEGELLYMRARFERVVGSRDSEAFYMLNPDGNGGPELSIFLLRI; encoded by the coding sequence ATGATGAGACAGCATGAGCAAATAGTGGCAAGCCTTCCAAGAAACAGCAGCTGCAAGAGCAGCAGCAAGATCATCCCCGCCAGCTTCACTCGCTCCACCTCCAACGCCGACGCCTTCCACCACAAAGCCCTCGTCCGCCGCCCCGCCGCCGCCCTCCACCAAACACGCAGCGGCGTCTCCACCTTCCTCCGCTCCCTCATCTCCATCTTCACCTTCCCCTCCTTCCTCCCGGCGTGCCGCTGGCTCCACATCCCCACCCACCTCTCCGTCACCCCCTCCCTCGGCCGCAAGGTCACCGGGACCCTCTTCGGCCACCGCCGCGGCCACGTCAGCTTCGCCGTCCAAGACGACCCGCGATCCGAACCCGTCTTGCTCATCGAGCTCGCCCTCTCTACATCCACTCTGGTCAAGGAGATGTCGTCGGGCCTCGTGAGGATCGCGCTCGAGTGCGAGAAGCCGCCTCCAGCTCCGCGCGGCGGGCGGGCGGCGGCGTCGAGGCTGTTTGCGGAGCCGGCGTGGACGATGTACTGCAACGGGAGGAAGTGCGGGTACGCGGCGGCGAGGGCGTGGACGGAGTCGGACCGCCACGTGCTGCGGACGGTGCAGAGCGTTTCGGTGGGGGCCGGAGTGATTCCGGTGGTGGACGACGGAAGGAAAGGGAGCGCGGCGGAGGGGGAGCTGCTGTATATGAGGGCCCGCTTTGAGAGGGTGGTCGGCAGCCGTGACTCCGAAGCTTTCTACATGTTGAATCCGGATGGAAATGGTGGGCCCGAGCTCAGTATTTTTTTACTcagaatttga
- the LOC131002100 gene encoding MADS-box transcription factor 23-like isoform X2: protein MGRGKIEIKKIENVNSRQVTFSKRRGGLLKKANELAVLCDAQVAVIIFSGTGKLYEFASSCMDQILVRYNQNRGSPSLQLAPIDAYVDDEPDEPDNQPEEATVDTDSLKHEIEKLHLMHRRMMGKELDELTYNELHNLEQQLTEGILSVKERKEKLLLEQMEISKQQEKKIVQQNEVLLEKIEELRQHARLNSKENHVIVSKESCLSSSSMHECRSAKEGTSDTSLRLGISPAAIVSEARKMPKLEKSNGSKGAMHVD from the exons ATGGGGAGGggaaaaatagagataaaaaagATCGAAAACGTGAACAGCCGTCAAGTAACGTTCTCGAAACGGCGCGGCGGATTGCTAAAGAAGGCAAACGAGTTGGCCGTTTTGTGCGACGCTCAGGTTGCCGTCATCATCTTTTCTGGTACCGGAAAACTCTACGAGTTCGCCAGTTCATG CATGGATCAAATTTTGGTGAGATATAATCAAAACCGTGGAAGCCCAAGCCTACAACTTGCACCTATTGATGCTTACGTTGATGATGAACCAGATGAACCGGATAATCAG cCCGAAGAAGCGACGGTCGACACCGATTCCCTCAAGCATGAGATCGAGAAGCTTCATTTGATGCACCG CCGAATGATGGGCAAAGAGCTCGATGAATTGACGTACAACGAATTGCACAACTTAGAACAGCAGCTTACAGAAGGAATTCTTTCTGTTAAAGAGAGAAAA GAAAAATTACTCTTGGAGCAGATGGAAATATCAAAGCAGCAG GAAAAGAAAATTGTGCAGCAAAATGAGGTCCTGCTGGAAAAG aTCGAGGAGCTTAGACAGCATGCAAGGCTAAATAGCAAAGAAAATCATGTGATTGTGAGCAAAGAGTCTTGCCTTAGTTCGAGTTCAATGCACGAATGCAGATCCGCCAAGGAAGGAACTTCCGATACATCTTTGCGTTTAGG aATTTCACCTGCTGCAATTGTTTCGGAGGCGAGGAAAATGCCTAAGCTGGAAAAATCCAACGGTTCCAAGGGTGCCATGCATGTCGATTGA
- the LOC131002100 gene encoding MADS-box transcription factor 23-like isoform X1 has translation MGRGKIEIKKIENVNSRQVTFSKRRGGLLKKANELAVLCDAQVAVIIFSGTGKLYEFASSCMDQILVRYNQNRGSPSLQLAPIDAYVDDEPDEPDNQPEEATVDTDSLKHEIEKLHLMHRRMMGKELDELTYNELHNLEQQLTEGILSVKERKEKLLLEQMEISKQQEKKIVQQNEVLLEKIEELRQHARLNSKENHVIVSKESCLSSSSMHECRSAKEGTSDTSLRLGYVNNYLLVPDYTFLKLHWLILFELKIELNQIQKSMEFLERQLI, from the exons ATGGGGAGGggaaaaatagagataaaaaagATCGAAAACGTGAACAGCCGTCAAGTAACGTTCTCGAAACGGCGCGGCGGATTGCTAAAGAAGGCAAACGAGTTGGCCGTTTTGTGCGACGCTCAGGTTGCCGTCATCATCTTTTCTGGTACCGGAAAACTCTACGAGTTCGCCAGTTCATG CATGGATCAAATTTTGGTGAGATATAATCAAAACCGTGGAAGCCCAAGCCTACAACTTGCACCTATTGATGCTTACGTTGATGATGAACCAGATGAACCGGATAATCAG cCCGAAGAAGCGACGGTCGACACCGATTCCCTCAAGCATGAGATCGAGAAGCTTCATTTGATGCACCG CCGAATGATGGGCAAAGAGCTCGATGAATTGACGTACAACGAATTGCACAACTTAGAACAGCAGCTTACAGAAGGAATTCTTTCTGTTAAAGAGAGAAAA GAAAAATTACTCTTGGAGCAGATGGAAATATCAAAGCAGCAG GAAAAGAAAATTGTGCAGCAAAATGAGGTCCTGCTGGAAAAG aTCGAGGAGCTTAGACAGCATGCAAGGCTAAATAGCAAAGAAAATCATGTGATTGTGAGCAAAGAGTCTTGCCTTAGTTCGAGTTCAATGCACGAATGCAGATCCGCCAAGGAAGGAACTTCCGATACATCTTTGCGTTTAGGGTATGTAAATAACTATTTACTCGTACCAGATTATACGTTTTTAAAATTACATTGGCTTATATTATTTGAATTGAAAATTGAACTGAATCAAATCCAAAAATCTATGGAATTTCTGGAGCGCCAATTAATCTAG
- the LOC131001484 gene encoding kinesin-like protein KIN-14L isoform X1 — MEDLQRRGTVGVLDLASRRAEEAALRRYQAVHWLDYLVGPLGIPSQPSEKQFISCLRNGLVLCNIINKVQPGSVPKVIEKTTPLQSLPWDSQPLPAYQYFENIRNFLVAVEELKLPMFDASVFERENLVEGSSTKVVDCILALKDYHEWKQMTGGFGVYKPPRSPLILNSAGRICPRTPSAVSSNSSRQLDMTGGNNKPMPSESDIRKVEDTIVKVLAEHMVGSKENIDNNLVALYRSGKVNPANFLSKILSSFEEQFRKKYPEVKFSMGHLRERSCSQLHAKSVPLADLSNLENRKCCRACLKKGNCNHWNLVKQQEGELLNIKHLLSSAKQEAKSLQAQIQSDLKQLGDQVLEMSSAALGYQKAVEENRKLYNMVQDLKGNIRVYCRIRPVSPEVQNVVDFIGEDGSLVVVDPKPLKDGKRIFQFNHVFGPTSSQDEVFQDTQSLVRSVMDGYNVCIFAYGQTGSGKTHTMYGPPGGSTKEWGISYLALNDLFKLSDQRRDLTKYEIQVQMVEIYNEQVHDLLAEDSGVKKLEIRSCMSENGLALPDATLRPVKSTMDVINLMKLGETRRAIGSTAINTRSSRSHSVLSIHVYGIDASGSMLQSCLHLVDLAGSERVDKSEVTGDGLREAQHINKSLSCLVDVITALAQKNSHIPYRNSKLTLLLQNSLGGNSKTLMLAHVNPEGDSFGETMSTLKFAQRVSTVELGAARANKESSEVLELKAQIESLKKALGNKEIKTPPTKKVTEAVRATSEKAKQMTERTPPRLRRLSIENGSYMALEKFTNHDDRRAAKTPTAKPKQTERTPPPRARRLSIENGTTVTAGVSMNHEEKKGAKTPPTNSRSRRLSLEGPRNMQKDSNHMKSPEPITKISKPEEKSQQNHCQLDQRAPRSPISYSLKTPVIKVDTAKMRVFPLQTPKTPEPQIKSRNEIQRPLPTDRGLSQTPSMNHGKGSQIRKSLRTIGKFINGSEKRNQQKPTEAMTPFNVTGMMHDLKSPTSSNARALRRQSLTSIQPPERSRRSSIGGVPTDSYGNESRNAKTPPQVRASAKLTKRWL, encoded by the exons ATGGAGGATTTGCAAAGAAGAGGGACAGTGGGTGTGTTGGATTTGGCTTCGAGAAGGGCTGAAGAAGCAG CATTGAGAAGATATCAAGCAGTACATTGGCTTGATTACCTGGTGGGGCCGCTGGGAATACCAAGCCAGCCGTCAGAGAAACAGTTTATCTCTTGTTTGAGAAATGGGCTAGTCCTTTGCAACATAATCAACAAAGTTCAACCTGGCTCAGTTCCGAAG GTCATAGAGAAAACTACACCTTTACAATCACTACCATGGGATTCCCAGCCATTGCCAGCATACCAGTACTTTGAGAATATTCGGAACTTTCTAGTGGCTGTGGAAGAACTGAAGCTTCCAATGTTTGATGCTTCCGTTTTTGAAAGG GAAAATTTGGTTGAAGGGTCATCTACTAAGGTTGTTGATTGTATTTTGGCGCTAAAAGATTACCATGAGTGGAAGCAAATGACAGGAGGCTTTGGAGTTTATAAACCACCCAGATCACCTCTAATTTTGAATTCAGCTGGTAGAATTTGTCCGAGAACTCCAAGTGCAGTTTCTTCCAACAGTTCCAGGCAATTAGACATGACAGGAGGCAACAACAAACCAATGCCATCAGAGAGTGATATTAGGAAAGTCGAAG ATACTATTGTCAAGGTTCTTGCTGAACATATGGTTGGCTCAAAGGAAAACATAGATAATAACCTTGTTGCTTTGTATCGTAGTGGGAAGGTG AATCCGGCGAATTTCCTCAGCAAGATTCTATCAAGTTTTGAGGAACAATTCCGAAAAAAATATCCTGAG GTGAAATTCAGCATGGGTCATTTAAGAGAAAGAAGTTGCTCACAGTTGCATGCCAAGTCCGTTCCGCTTGCTGATTTGTCAAATTTAGAAAACCGCAAG TGTTGCAGAGCTTGCTTGAAGAAGGGTAATTGTAACCACTGGAATCTAGTAAAGCAGCAAGAAGGCGAACTTTTG AACATCAAACACTTGTTGTCAAGTGCCAAGCAAGAGGCTAAAAGCCTGCAAGCTCAGATTCAAAGTGATTTGAAACAACTTG GAGATCAAGTGCTTGAAATGTCCTCCGCTGCTCTCGGTTATCAAAAGGCTGTAGAAGAAAACCGGAAACTATACAACATGGTTCAGGATCTGAAAG GAAATATTCGAGTTTATTGTAGAATTAGACCTGTAAGTCCTGAGGTCCAAAACGTTGTTGATTTCATTGGAGAAGATGGGTCTCTAGTGGTTGTAGACCCGAAACCTCTAAAAGATGGCAAGAGAATTTTCCAATTTAATCATGTCTTTGGCCCTACATCCTCTCAAG ATGAGGTTTTCCAAGACACGCAATCTCTGGTTAGATCTGTAATGGATGGTTACAATGTCTGTATTTTCGCTTATGGTCAAACTGGATCAGGCAAAACACATACTATG TACGGCCCTCCAGGTGGATCAACGAAGGAGTGGGGAATTAGTTATTTGGCTCTGAATGATCTTTTTAAGCTTTCTGATCAAAGAAGGGACCTAACCAAATACGAAATTCAAGTGCAGATGGTTGAGATATACAACGAACAAGTTCATGATCTTCTAGCTGAAGATTCGGGCGTTAAGAA ATTAGAGATTAGGAGTTGTATGAGTGAAAATGGCTTGGCTCTTCCAGATGCAACATTGCGTCCTGTGAAGTCGACAATGGATGTCATAAACTTGATGAAGCTTGGTGAAACGAGACGTGCTATTGGTTCCACGGCAATCAACACTAGAAGTAGTCGTTCACACAG CGTATTGTCTATCCATGTCTATGGCATAGATGCATCCGGAAGCATGCTTCAAAGCTGTCTCCATCTGGTGGATCTGGCAGGCAGTGAACGGGTGGATAAGTCGGAAGTAACAGGCGATGGACTCAGAGAAGCACAGCACATAAACAAGTCTCTTTCTTGTTTGGTTGATGTTATCACAGCCTTGGCTCAGAAAAACTCCCATATTCCCTACAGAAACAGCAAGCTCACTTTACTTCTTCAGAATTCTTTAG GAGGAAATTCCAAAACCTTGATGCTTGCTCACGTGAATCCAGAAGGTGATTCTTTTGGAGAGACGATGAGTACATTAAAATTCGCACAGAGGGTCTCAACAGTAGAGCTTGGTGCAGCTCGTGCAAATAAAGAGAGCAGTGAGGTATTAGAGCTCAAAGCACAG ATAGAAAGCCTTAAAAAGGCATTGGGTAACAAGGAAATCAAGACTCCTCCAACGAAGAAAGTAACAGAAGCTGTGAGAGCAACATCGGAGAAAGCTAAACAAATGACTGAACGAACACCTCCACGTCTCAGAAGATTAAGCATCGAAAATGGATCCTACATGGCACTGGAGAAGTTTACAAATCATGATGACAGAAGGGCAGCAAAAACTCCTACCGCAAAGCCTAAACAGACTGAGAGAACGCCTCCTCCAAGGGCGAGAAGGTTAAGTATCGAAAATGGCACCACAGTAACAGCAGGTGTATCCATGAATCATGAGGAGAAGAAGGGAGCCAAGACCCCTCCTACAAACAGTCGTTCACGAAGATTGAGTCTAGAAGGGCCGAGGAACATGCAGAAGGATTCCAACCACATGAAATCACCAGAACCAATAACCAAGATCTCAAAGCCAGAAGAAAAAAGTCAGCAAAATCACTGCCAGCTTGATCAAAGGGCGCCTCGTAGTCCAATAAGTTATTCTCTGAAAACCCCCGTGATCAAGGTTGATACAGCAAAAATGAGGGTGTTTCCCTTACAAACACCCAAGACACCTGAACCGCAGATAAAATCAAGGAACGAGATCCAGAGACCGCTGCCAACTGACCGTGGCCTCAGCCAAACACCTTCCATGAATCATGGAAAAGGATCCCAGATAAGAAAGTCTCTTCGAACTATTGGGAAATTCATCAATGGCTCAGAGAAGAG GAACCAACAGAAACCAACAGAAGCAATGACACCATTCAATGTCACAGGCATGATGCATGACCTGAAGTCTCCAACTTCATCTAATGCAAGGGCCTTGAGGAGGCAGTCATTGACAAGCATACAACCACCAGAAAGATCTAGAAGATCTTCGATTGGGGGCGTTCCAACCGATTCTT ATGGAAATGAGAGTAGAAATGCCAAGACACCCCCTCAAGTTCGAGCTTCGGCAAAGTTAACGAAACGCTGGCTTTAG
- the LOC131001484 gene encoding kinesin-like protein KIN-14L isoform X2 gives MEDLQRRGTVGVLDLASRRAEEAALRRYQAVHWLDYLVGPLGIPSQPSEKQFISCLRNGLVLCNIINKVQPGSVPKVIEKTTPLQSLPWDSQPLPAYQYFENIRNFLVAVEELKLPMFDASVFERENLVEGSSTKVVDCILALKDYHEWKQMTGGFGVYKPPRSPLILNSAGRICPRTPSAVSSNSSRQLDMTGGNNKPMPSESDIRKVEDTIVKVLAEHMVGSKENIDNNLVALYRSGKNPANFLSKILSSFEEQFRKKYPEVKFSMGHLRERSCSQLHAKSVPLADLSNLENRKCCRACLKKGNCNHWNLVKQQEGELLNIKHLLSSAKQEAKSLQAQIQSDLKQLGDQVLEMSSAALGYQKAVEENRKLYNMVQDLKGNIRVYCRIRPVSPEVQNVVDFIGEDGSLVVVDPKPLKDGKRIFQFNHVFGPTSSQDEVFQDTQSLVRSVMDGYNVCIFAYGQTGSGKTHTMYGPPGGSTKEWGISYLALNDLFKLSDQRRDLTKYEIQVQMVEIYNEQVHDLLAEDSGVKKLEIRSCMSENGLALPDATLRPVKSTMDVINLMKLGETRRAIGSTAINTRSSRSHSVLSIHVYGIDASGSMLQSCLHLVDLAGSERVDKSEVTGDGLREAQHINKSLSCLVDVITALAQKNSHIPYRNSKLTLLLQNSLGGNSKTLMLAHVNPEGDSFGETMSTLKFAQRVSTVELGAARANKESSEVLELKAQIESLKKALGNKEIKTPPTKKVTEAVRATSEKAKQMTERTPPRLRRLSIENGSYMALEKFTNHDDRRAAKTPTAKPKQTERTPPPRARRLSIENGTTVTAGVSMNHEEKKGAKTPPTNSRSRRLSLEGPRNMQKDSNHMKSPEPITKISKPEEKSQQNHCQLDQRAPRSPISYSLKTPVIKVDTAKMRVFPLQTPKTPEPQIKSRNEIQRPLPTDRGLSQTPSMNHGKGSQIRKSLRTIGKFINGSEKRNQQKPTEAMTPFNVTGMMHDLKSPTSSNARALRRQSLTSIQPPERSRRSSIGGVPTDSYGNESRNAKTPPQVRASAKLTKRWL, from the exons ATGGAGGATTTGCAAAGAAGAGGGACAGTGGGTGTGTTGGATTTGGCTTCGAGAAGGGCTGAAGAAGCAG CATTGAGAAGATATCAAGCAGTACATTGGCTTGATTACCTGGTGGGGCCGCTGGGAATACCAAGCCAGCCGTCAGAGAAACAGTTTATCTCTTGTTTGAGAAATGGGCTAGTCCTTTGCAACATAATCAACAAAGTTCAACCTGGCTCAGTTCCGAAG GTCATAGAGAAAACTACACCTTTACAATCACTACCATGGGATTCCCAGCCATTGCCAGCATACCAGTACTTTGAGAATATTCGGAACTTTCTAGTGGCTGTGGAAGAACTGAAGCTTCCAATGTTTGATGCTTCCGTTTTTGAAAGG GAAAATTTGGTTGAAGGGTCATCTACTAAGGTTGTTGATTGTATTTTGGCGCTAAAAGATTACCATGAGTGGAAGCAAATGACAGGAGGCTTTGGAGTTTATAAACCACCCAGATCACCTCTAATTTTGAATTCAGCTGGTAGAATTTGTCCGAGAACTCCAAGTGCAGTTTCTTCCAACAGTTCCAGGCAATTAGACATGACAGGAGGCAACAACAAACCAATGCCATCAGAGAGTGATATTAGGAAAGTCGAAG ATACTATTGTCAAGGTTCTTGCTGAACATATGGTTGGCTCAAAGGAAAACATAGATAATAACCTTGTTGCTTTGTATCGTAGTGGGAAG AATCCGGCGAATTTCCTCAGCAAGATTCTATCAAGTTTTGAGGAACAATTCCGAAAAAAATATCCTGAG GTGAAATTCAGCATGGGTCATTTAAGAGAAAGAAGTTGCTCACAGTTGCATGCCAAGTCCGTTCCGCTTGCTGATTTGTCAAATTTAGAAAACCGCAAG TGTTGCAGAGCTTGCTTGAAGAAGGGTAATTGTAACCACTGGAATCTAGTAAAGCAGCAAGAAGGCGAACTTTTG AACATCAAACACTTGTTGTCAAGTGCCAAGCAAGAGGCTAAAAGCCTGCAAGCTCAGATTCAAAGTGATTTGAAACAACTTG GAGATCAAGTGCTTGAAATGTCCTCCGCTGCTCTCGGTTATCAAAAGGCTGTAGAAGAAAACCGGAAACTATACAACATGGTTCAGGATCTGAAAG GAAATATTCGAGTTTATTGTAGAATTAGACCTGTAAGTCCTGAGGTCCAAAACGTTGTTGATTTCATTGGAGAAGATGGGTCTCTAGTGGTTGTAGACCCGAAACCTCTAAAAGATGGCAAGAGAATTTTCCAATTTAATCATGTCTTTGGCCCTACATCCTCTCAAG ATGAGGTTTTCCAAGACACGCAATCTCTGGTTAGATCTGTAATGGATGGTTACAATGTCTGTATTTTCGCTTATGGTCAAACTGGATCAGGCAAAACACATACTATG TACGGCCCTCCAGGTGGATCAACGAAGGAGTGGGGAATTAGTTATTTGGCTCTGAATGATCTTTTTAAGCTTTCTGATCAAAGAAGGGACCTAACCAAATACGAAATTCAAGTGCAGATGGTTGAGATATACAACGAACAAGTTCATGATCTTCTAGCTGAAGATTCGGGCGTTAAGAA ATTAGAGATTAGGAGTTGTATGAGTGAAAATGGCTTGGCTCTTCCAGATGCAACATTGCGTCCTGTGAAGTCGACAATGGATGTCATAAACTTGATGAAGCTTGGTGAAACGAGACGTGCTATTGGTTCCACGGCAATCAACACTAGAAGTAGTCGTTCACACAG CGTATTGTCTATCCATGTCTATGGCATAGATGCATCCGGAAGCATGCTTCAAAGCTGTCTCCATCTGGTGGATCTGGCAGGCAGTGAACGGGTGGATAAGTCGGAAGTAACAGGCGATGGACTCAGAGAAGCACAGCACATAAACAAGTCTCTTTCTTGTTTGGTTGATGTTATCACAGCCTTGGCTCAGAAAAACTCCCATATTCCCTACAGAAACAGCAAGCTCACTTTACTTCTTCAGAATTCTTTAG GAGGAAATTCCAAAACCTTGATGCTTGCTCACGTGAATCCAGAAGGTGATTCTTTTGGAGAGACGATGAGTACATTAAAATTCGCACAGAGGGTCTCAACAGTAGAGCTTGGTGCAGCTCGTGCAAATAAAGAGAGCAGTGAGGTATTAGAGCTCAAAGCACAG ATAGAAAGCCTTAAAAAGGCATTGGGTAACAAGGAAATCAAGACTCCTCCAACGAAGAAAGTAACAGAAGCTGTGAGAGCAACATCGGAGAAAGCTAAACAAATGACTGAACGAACACCTCCACGTCTCAGAAGATTAAGCATCGAAAATGGATCCTACATGGCACTGGAGAAGTTTACAAATCATGATGACAGAAGGGCAGCAAAAACTCCTACCGCAAAGCCTAAACAGACTGAGAGAACGCCTCCTCCAAGGGCGAGAAGGTTAAGTATCGAAAATGGCACCACAGTAACAGCAGGTGTATCCATGAATCATGAGGAGAAGAAGGGAGCCAAGACCCCTCCTACAAACAGTCGTTCACGAAGATTGAGTCTAGAAGGGCCGAGGAACATGCAGAAGGATTCCAACCACATGAAATCACCAGAACCAATAACCAAGATCTCAAAGCCAGAAGAAAAAAGTCAGCAAAATCACTGCCAGCTTGATCAAAGGGCGCCTCGTAGTCCAATAAGTTATTCTCTGAAAACCCCCGTGATCAAGGTTGATACAGCAAAAATGAGGGTGTTTCCCTTACAAACACCCAAGACACCTGAACCGCAGATAAAATCAAGGAACGAGATCCAGAGACCGCTGCCAACTGACCGTGGCCTCAGCCAAACACCTTCCATGAATCATGGAAAAGGATCCCAGATAAGAAAGTCTCTTCGAACTATTGGGAAATTCATCAATGGCTCAGAGAAGAG GAACCAACAGAAACCAACAGAAGCAATGACACCATTCAATGTCACAGGCATGATGCATGACCTGAAGTCTCCAACTTCATCTAATGCAAGGGCCTTGAGGAGGCAGTCATTGACAAGCATACAACCACCAGAAAGATCTAGAAGATCTTCGATTGGGGGCGTTCCAACCGATTCTT ATGGAAATGAGAGTAGAAATGCCAAGACACCCCCTCAAGTTCGAGCTTCGGCAAAGTTAACGAAACGCTGGCTTTAG
- the LOC131001664 gene encoding xylan glycosyltransferase MUCI21-like, producing MLKPKYPALILFQSFITHLKYLSLSLSLSLLSVSLSPRIYREPATPEGTEHLLSHKQNQTGTYDIFLFSLHNIKLPSLQLFKQTLSLSLSLSLSLFFVDTRTTFVRAKMVKYQKNFLHSQWRKGKEYVFVVDEDSGLDPLGLICANSSSHSSSSRRFKPKFLYFAFFSLVSCILLLFPMLLSLSSSLSLFYESESGGNGFLCLSVPNDTLCCDRTSRRSDTCVMKGDIRTHPASSSITLYRSNALNDTTSNGGWAYPEAEEAIQHEKIRPYTRKWESHVMNTIDELDLLVKRGSSPRHHCDVHHNVPAVFFSTGGFTGNLYHEFNDGIIPLYITSQEFNKKVVFVILEYHNWWITKYGDILSQLSDFPPIDFSNDTRVHCFPEAIVGLRIHDELSVDPALMGGKNRTISDFHDLLDRSYRPRISSLIQNEERDAAEVGTVTQKWGLTRPKLVIVARNGSRAITNQDALVKLAEEIGFFVEVLKPERSTELAKIYRVLNSSDVVVGVHGAAMTHFLFMRPGSVFIQVIPLGTDWAAATYYGEPATKLGLNYIGYKILAKESSLYQDYSKDDPILMDPDSVNKKGWEFTKKIYLDSQNVRLDLGRFQKRLLRAYYFTRAGKNRRLRRLSE from the exons atgCTCAAACCTAAATACCCAGCCCTCATTCTATTTCAAAGTTTCATTACGCATCTcaaatatctctctctctctctctctctctctctcctatctgtctctctctctccaagaATATACAGAGAGCCAGCCACCCCAGAAGGAACCGAGCACCTCCTATCCCACAAGCAAAACCAGACAGGCACATATGACATATTCCTTTTCTCTCTCCACAATATAAAGCTTCCTTCTTTACAGCTCTTCAAGCagaccctctctctctctctctctctctctctctctctcttcttcgtTGATACTCGAACGACCTTTGTCAGAGCAAAAATGGTCAAGTACCAGAAAAATTTTCTGCATAGCCAGTGGAGAAAAGGCAAAGAATACGTGTTCGTTGTAGATGAAGATTCCGGCCTAGACCCTCTTGGATTAATATGCGCGAACTCTTCTTctcacagcagcagcagcagaagattCAAGCCCAAGTTTTTGTATTTCGCATTTTTCTCCCTCGTTTCTTGCATCCTGCTTTTGTTTCCTATGCTGTTGTCCCTGAGCTCCAGTTTATCTCTCTTCT atgAATCTGAAAGTGGTGGAAATGGTTTCCTTTGCTTGTCTGTTCCTAATG ATACTCTTTGTTGTGATAGAACTAGCAGAAGATCAGATACATGTGTGATGAAAGGCGATATAAGAACCCACCCTGCCTCCTCCTCAATCACTCTCTATCGTTCCAACGCCTTGAACGACACCACCTCCAATGGCGGGTGGGCCTATCCCGAGGCGGAGGAGGCCATCCAACACGAAAAGATTAGGCCCTACACACGAAAATGGGAGAGCCATGTCATGAACACCATTGACGAACTAGACCTCCTTGTCAAGAGGGGCTCCAGCCCCCGCCACCACTGTGATGTCCACCACAACGTCCCGGCTGTTTTCTTCTCGACTGGAGGCTTCACGGGAAACCTCTACCACGAGTTCAACGATGGGATCATCCCCCTCTACATAACCTCCCAAGAATTCAACAAGAAGGTTGTGTTTGTGATTCTTGAATATCATAACTGGTGGATCACAAAGTATGGTGACATACTGTCTCAGCTCTCCGATTTCCCGCCTATAGATTTCAGTAACGACACGAGGGTTCACTGCTTCCCCGAGGCCATTGTGGGATTGAGAATCCATGATGAGCTCAGCGTTGATCCTGCCTTGATGGGAGGCAAAAACAGGACCATATCCGACTTTCATGATCTCTTGGACCGTTCCTACCGGCCTCGTATCAGCAGCCTCATTCAAAACGAGGAACGTGATGCAGCTGAGGTGGGAACGGTGACACAGAAATGGGGTTTAACCAGACCTAAACTGGTCATAGTAGCCAGGAATGGCTCAAGGGCTATAACCAATCAAGATGCATTGGTGAAACTTGCAGAAGAGATTGGATTCTTTGTGGAAGTTCTCAAGCCCGAGAGAAGCACCGAGCTTGCTAAAATCTACCGCGTTCTCAACTCAAGTGATGTCGTGGTTGGGGTCCACGGCGCTGCCATGACTCACTTCCTCTTCATGAGGCCTGGGTCTGTGTTCATTCAAGTGATACCACTAGGCACAGACTGGGCTGCAGCTACTTACTATGGGGAGCCGGCTACAAAGCTCGGATTGAACTACATTGGCTACAAGATTCTTGCTAAAGAGAGCTCATTGTATCAAGACTACAGCAAGGATGATCCTATACTGATGGATCCAGACAGTGTGAACAAAAAGGGATGGGAATTCACCAAGAAAATCTATCTTGATTCCCAAAACGTGAGGTTGGATCTTGGGAGGTTCCAAAAGCGCTTGCTTCGCGCCTACTACTTCACCAGAGCTGGGAAAAATAGGCGTTTGCGCCGTCTATCTGAATAA